The nucleotide sequence TCATCAATAGCTGAAAAGCCACTTTGCTCCGCTTGCTGTAACAAATTATTTACGCGTTTACAGGCTGCTGATAAAACAACTGCTTCCGGTTGTCTAGTAAAGACTGCCAGCGCTTTAATCCGTTTATCAAAGTCATACAACCAATCCTCTTGACGGGCACGAACCGCGTGGACCAGATCAATACCCAAATTGTGGCTCTGATAATAAGACTGCATCCGTTCCAATATAAATGGCTGCAGTTCTGCCAAAGAGACCTTTGCTTCTGCCGGCAAGGTATCGGCATACATTGTCACTGTTTTTTCTATTAACTCAGACAAACAAAGTTTTACTGGCGTTGCAAGCAACAACCGTACAACTGCGAGCGCGTGACGACGTAACTTAAATGGATCCTTAACACCAGAAGGTTTTTGACCAATAGCAAAAATACCTACCAAAGTATCCAATCGCTCAACCAGGGATAAGGCCAGTCCTAAATCGGTTTTAGGTAATTGATCCGCTGCAAACCGAGGCATATATTGCTCATTCAAGGCAATTGCCACGCCCTCTGTTTCCTTGTCATGATGAGCATAATAATACCCCATCAAACCTTGTAACTCAGGAAATTCCCCGACCATCCCAGTCAAGAGATCACATTTACTCAATTCTGCTGCCCGCTGGGCTTCCTTCTCATTTAATCGAAGTGGCGAAGCCAAATAAGTCATTAAACCTTGCATACGCTTGGCTTTATCATACAAACTACCTAAACGTGCCTGAAAAACAACTTTCTTAGTGGCCTCAATATGATCGCTCAACGCCAGCTCTTTATCCTTGCGAAAGAAGAAAGCGGCATCACTTAACCTGGCACGCATGACTTTCTCATTACCATTGATAACCTGCTTCGGGTTGGTACTGCGAATGTTACTAACTGTAATGAAATTTGCCAGCAATTTTCCACTGCTATTTTGTAAAGCAAAACATTTTTGGTGTGACTGCATGGACGCAATCAACGCTTCTGCAGGTACCTCCAGAAAATCCTGATCAAAGCTGGCACTCAATGCTTGCGGCCATTCAACAATTGAAGTGACTTCATCAAGCAACTCATCTGGCATGATTGCTTGCGCACCCTGTTCTTTGGCAAGTTGTTCTACTTGTTTAACAATCAATGCCCGACGCTTACTAAAATCAGCAATCACAAACGCCTCTTGTAATAATGCTTCATAGTCTTGTGGTTTTTTTATTTCTATTGCTTGCGGGTGATGAAAACGGTGGCCATAGCTATGACATCCAGTCTTTACCCCTAAAATATCACAAGCTATTACTTCATTTCCGAACAGCATAACCGCCCAGTGGACTGGCCGCGCAAATTCAGCATCACCATTGCCCCAACGCATGGGTTTAGCAACGGGTAAGGTTGCTAATACCTGGTTAATCATCGTGGGCAATAATTCACTTGTTTTTGCCCCCTTAACAGTAGATTCATGAACCAGCCATTCACCTTTATCCGTTTTAATGGCGACTAAATCACGTACATCGACACCACAAGATTTAGCAAAACCTAATAAGGCTGCTGTAGGTTTACCCTCTGTATCATAAGCAGCGGCCAGAGCAGGACCACGTCGAGATATAATTTGGCTAGGCTGTTCATCTTGCAGGCCAGACACAAGAAAAGCCAAACGTCTTGGTGTTGCGAAAGACTTTATCCCAGCGTGATTAATCTTTGCCTTATCCAACATAGCTAAAAAATTATTTGCCAAAGCATCAGCTAAAGGCCAAACAGCCGCAGAGGGAAGCTCTTCACAACCTAATTCAAATAAAAAGTCATTTGCCATCACACACCTTTTGCATAGGGAATCCTAGCGCCTCGCGCGCCTCATAATAAGCTTGTGCCACTGATCGGGATAAATGGCGTACTCGTAAAATATAGCGCTGCCTTTCCGTTACAGAAATCGCTCGTCGTGCATCTAACAAGTTAAAGGCATGGGACGCTTTAATGACCATTTCATACGCCGGTAAAGGCAGATTCAAAGCAACCAGCTTTTCTGCCTCCCCTTCGTAGTAATCAAACTGTTTAAACAAAGCATCCACATTGGCGTGTTCGAAATTGTAAGCTGACATTTCAACTTCGTTTTGATGAAACACATCACCATAGGTGACTACACCCTGTGCTGTTTCACACCAAGGCAAATCGAACATATTATCCACGCCTAACACGTACATAGCCAATCGCTCAAGGCCATAAGTCAATTCACCTGTAATTGGTTTACATACTAAACCACCCACTTGTTGAAAATAGGTGAACTGCGATACCTCCATACCATTTTGCCAAACTTCCCAGCCTAGTCCCCAGGCCCCCAACGTAGGTGATTCCCAATTATCTTCGACAAAGCGAAGATCATCTGCCAACGGATCAACACCCAAGGCACGTAGAGAGTTCAAGTACTTTTCTTGTATATCGAGGGGAGATGGTTTCAAAATTACCTGAAACTGATAATAATGCTGGCCCCGGTTAGGGTTTTCCCCGTAGCGCCCATCAGTTGGTCGTCGCGAAGGTTGCACATAGGCTACTGACCATGGTTCAGGGCCTATCGCTCGTAAAAAAGTAGCCGGGTGAAAAGTCCCAGCCCCTACTTCCATATCCAAAGGTTGTAATAATACACAGCCTTCTGCAGCCCAAAATTGCTGCAGGGCTAATATAATATCCTGGAAAGTACTGGGTTTTGTCATGTTTGTCTCAAAATAACGAGTAAAGCTCTTTATGAATGGCAAGATACTATCATTCTTTCCGCTCACACCAGAAGGAATAAGTAGACTTCTCTCGAAACTTGCTGCATTGAAGGCAGAAAAAGAAAACACGGAGCTCGGAACCCTGGTATACAGGATTCGAGCGCCACATCGAATGCAGTCGTATTTCGAAAGATAATCCAAGGACTAAGCCTATTACCTATCCCATTATAACAGGCTTAGTCAGTATCTGCTTTAGTGGCAGTTCTCTTGCTAATTATCCTTAACGCAATGACTCTGTTTTACTAACCAGAGCATTCAACCGGTTTATTGATTGGAAGCTGCTTTCTTAATCAATTCTTGCAAGGCTTCTTCCCCGGCAGCACCTGGAATAAATGATGGCACACTGCCTTCTTTAAATTTACCGGCTGGCGTAGCAGCAACAATAAACGCAGGTGTACCCATCAAACGCAATTTTTCTGCAAGCTCACGATTAGCATTTAAAGCATCAGTCACTGCTTTGCTGTTCATATCTGTTTTAAGTTTTGCCATATTCAGACCGAGTGATTTTGCAGTACTCAATATCAGTTGTTCATTCAAACGCTTTTCTTGCTTGAGTAACGCATCATGCATCGCTTGATATTTTCCTTGCATGCCAGCTGCCAACGCTGCTCTGGATGCTAATTCGGAACTTTTACCGAAAATAGGAAACTCTTTATAAACAATACGGAGATTATTGTCTTTCTTGACTAAATCACTAAGTACAGATGCCATTTTCTTGCAATGAATGCATTGGTAATCAAAAAATTCAACCAGGGTTACGTTACCTTTGGGATTGCCGGCAACAGCCATACTATCATTAAACAATTGACTGGCATTATCTTTAATCGCTGCCTGTGCTTGCTGTTGCATGGTTTGCTGCTGCTTTTGCTGCAACGCTTGTGAAGCTTCTATTAACACCTCAGGATTATTCACTAAATAATCATGGACTACTTTTTCAATCGCTTTTTTTTGCGCGTCAGTCATAGTATCAGTATCGGCAGCCATTACTACCGGCGAGTTCATTGCTGTGATCAATGCGCCCGCTGCTAATAAACTTGTAAATTTCACACCTTTCCCCTTATTGATGATTAGATTGTCAGACCTACGTAGGCTGAATTTCGAAAATCGAACTCAGATTCGTTAGGACTATCCTTTATTTTGACAACAGAAACGTAGCACCAGCTTACGCTAAATTCAATAGACTTTTTTCGAAACTGGGTTGTAGCAGCCTATTGCTTCATCATTGCCCCTGGATCTTGTATAAGTACGATGCATTTTATGGATAACGTTCAAACAGAAACCTGTTTTATATCGAATCCACGTTACTTAAAAGGGCATGCAATCCTCAAGTATGGTCAAATTGGCATACGCTAAAACCAGCCATTTGCTGCCTTCCTCTGCAAATTTTATTTGCACCCGTGTTTGAGCACCACTACCCTCAACAGCAAGCACTACTCCCTGGCCAAATTTAGCATGGGTTACACTTTGACCAAGCTTTAAGCCTGCTTCTTTAGCAACCGCAGAAGCTAAGTTTTTGGGCGATACTGGTATTTGCATACGTGATTTGACACGTACTTCATCCACCAATCCTTCTGGTAATTCCCGTAAAAAACGTGAGGGTCGATGGTACTCTTCCCTCCCATATTGACGGCGAACTTCGGCATATGACA is from Legionella donaldsonii and encodes:
- the glyS gene encoding glycine--tRNA ligase subunit beta, which codes for MANDFLFELGCEELPSAAVWPLADALANNFLAMLDKAKINHAGIKSFATPRRLAFLVSGLQDEQPSQIISRRGPALAAAYDTEGKPTAALLGFAKSCGVDVRDLVAIKTDKGEWLVHESTVKGAKTSELLPTMINQVLATLPVAKPMRWGNGDAEFARPVHWAVMLFGNEVIACDILGVKTGCHSYGHRFHHPQAIEIKKPQDYEALLQEAFVIADFSKRRALIVKQVEQLAKEQGAQAIMPDELLDEVTSIVEWPQALSASFDQDFLEVPAEALIASMQSHQKCFALQNSSGKLLANFITVSNIRSTNPKQVINGNEKVMRARLSDAAFFFRKDKELALSDHIEATKKVVFQARLGSLYDKAKRMQGLMTYLASPLRLNEKEAQRAAELSKCDLLTGMVGEFPELQGLMGYYYAHHDKETEGVAIALNEQYMPRFAADQLPKTDLGLALSLVERLDTLVGIFAIGQKPSGVKDPFKLRRHALAVVRLLLATPVKLCLSELIEKTVTMYADTLPAEAKVSLAELQPFILERMQSYYQSHNLGIDLVHAVRARQEDWLYDFDKRIKALAVFTRQPEAVVLSAACKRVNNLLQQAEQSGFSAIDEALLEEGAEKALYTHLHAMENMVQPLYASGDYGPILTQLANLREPVDAFFEHVMVMVDNKDVKMNRLSLLARLQTLLQGVADISLLQIDL
- the glyQ gene encoding glycine--tRNA ligase subunit alpha yields the protein MTKPSTFQDIILALQQFWAAEGCVLLQPLDMEVGAGTFHPATFLRAIGPEPWSVAYVQPSRRPTDGRYGENPNRGQHYYQFQVILKPSPLDIQEKYLNSLRALGVDPLADDLRFVEDNWESPTLGAWGLGWEVWQNGMEVSQFTYFQQVGGLVCKPITGELTYGLERLAMYVLGVDNMFDLPWCETAQGVVTYGDVFHQNEVEMSAYNFEHANVDALFKQFDYYEGEAEKLVALNLPLPAYEMVIKASHAFNLLDARRAISVTERQRYILRVRHLSRSVAQAYYEAREALGFPMQKVCDGK
- a CDS encoding DsbA family protein, whose translation is MKFTSLLAAGALITAMNSPVVMAADTDTMTDAQKKAIEKVVHDYLVNNPEVLIEASQALQQKQQQTMQQQAQAAIKDNASQLFNDSMAVAGNPKGNVTLVEFFDYQCIHCKKMASVLSDLVKKDNNLRIVYKEFPIFGKSSELASRAALAAGMQGKYQAMHDALLKQEKRLNEQLILSTAKSLGLNMAKLKTDMNSKAVTDALNANRELAEKLRLMGTPAFIVAATPAGKFKEGSVPSFIPGAAGEEALQELIKKAASNQ